ATAGACCCGAACAATTCAGCCTCGGTCGCTGCCGTGGCTGAAGCGGTGGGGAAGGGCAGCTTGCCGGGGACGGGCAAGGACCGTGAGCTCCTCTTTGAAGAAGGCGCCCGGATTGTTTCGGGGCTTTTACATAAGACTGCTTCCGGGCACCCTCCGATCATAATAGGCAGGGAGCTTTCCAACCTGATTGGCGCGACAACCGGGGATACCGTCAATCTTGTCTCTCCTTACGGAAAGATCGGTCCTTTCGGCCCGACTGCCAAGATAAGAAAATTCGGTGTAATAGGAGTTTTTGATTACGGCATGATTGAATACGATTCGTCTACCGCCTACGTGTCGCTTGGGGATGCCATGAATTTCTTTGAAACCCGAAGCAAGATAACAGGCATAGAAGTCAGGGTGGATGACATATACCAGGCGCGCGAAACGGGGAATAAGATAGCTGAAACTCTCGGCTTTCCTTTCTACGCGAAGAACTGGGAGGACTCGAACAGAAGCCTTTTCAGGGCGCTTCGGCTTGAGAGAATGGCGATAGGAATATTCCTTGGGTTTATAGTTCTTGTTGCCGCCTTGAATATAGTCAGCACGCTTACGATGCTCGTTATGGAGAAAAAAAGGGACATAGCCGTGCTCATATCCATGGGAGCTCGCAAAAACGGCATCAGAAGGATATTTGTCTACGACGGAATGATAATAGGGACCGTCGGAACACTTCTCGGCACGCTCTTTGGATACCTGATCTGCCGCTTCCTTGAGACCAGCAATTTTATAAAGGAAGCGATTCCGTTTGATGACAACGTCTACCCTATTTCCGAATTCCCTGTTAGGATAGAGCCGGTTTATTTTCTCGTTGTAGCGGCATCAAGCCTGCTTATATGTTTTCTTGCGACTCTGTACCCGTCTTACAGGGCTTCGAGAGAAAACCCCGTGGAGTCATTGAGATATGAGTGAAATGCTGTACAAGGTCAGGGGGCTTGGAAAGGTTTTCAATAAATTGGGCAGCAGCGTGTGCGCTCTCGGCGGAGTGAATATGGATATTTCTGCCGGAGAAACCCTCGGAGTCGTGGGAGTGTCGGGTTCGGGGAAAAGCACCCTTCTTCACATACTTGGCACTCTTGAGCCCCCGACAGAAGGTTCGGTTTTCTACAGGGGGAAGGATCTTTTCAGCCAAGATGAAGAAGAGCTCTCGGTTTTCAGAAACTCGGAAATTGGATTTATTTTTCAATTTCATTACCTTCTTATGGAATTCACGGCGCTTGAAAACGTCATGATGCCGTGTCTTATAGCAAGACAGAGCCTTGCTGTGGCGAGACAAAAGGCTTGCGATGTGCTTGAGAAGGTGGGACTTTCCGAGCGTCTCAACCATCTTCCGGGAGAGCTTTCCGGGGGAGAGCAGCAGAGAGTGGCGATCGCCAGATCGATTGTCAGAGGGCCGAAGGTGATACTTGCCGACGAGCCCACGGGGAATCTTGACAAAAAAACGGGATTCTCGGTTCTTGATCTGTTCTGCAGGCTTAACGAGGATTACGGGGTTACGGTTGTAATGGTTACGCATAACGACGAATTTGCGAAGAGAATGAAAAAAACTGTTAAAATATCGGACGGGATGGTTGCCGATGCGAACTAAAAGTCTTGTATTTTTCTTGGCTGTCTTTCTTTTCATGGCGACGTTTCCAACCGCGGGTTCCATGGCGCAGAACCTCCCTGCCGAAGAAGAACTTGAAAAGCATCAGTCCTTCAAGGGCACAGTTGCCGAGGTGGTAATTTCAGGCAACCGCAGAACCGAAACCTCCCTTATAGATCTCAATATAGAGACCAAGCAGGGCGATGAATATTCCCCGCAGATCGTAAAAGAGGATCTGAAGAGAATATTCAAGCTTGATTTCTTCCAGCAGGTCCTTGTTGACGTTAAGCCAGTTGAAGATGGTCTCAGGGTTGAGTTTGTCGTTGAGGAGAACCCGGTACTCGCGGACCTTAAGCTTTCCGGAAACGACAAGCTAAAGGAAGATGACATAAAGGAAGCTGTGGCATTTAGAGAAGGACGCATCGTAAGCCTGAGGAAGATAACGGAAGGCAGGGAAATAATACTTGCCCTTGCTTCCGAGAAGGGTTTGGTTGGAACTGAGGTCGAATATGAGATCGAACCGAGGGGAGATGGAGTCGTTGATGTCGTTTACCGGATTGACGAGGGAGAAAGAAAGTACATAAAGGAAGTCGAGCTTATCGGAAACAGCGAAATCGAGACGAAGAAGATCAGAAAAAACATGTATTCAAAGCCCAAATATATTCTCTCTTTTATAACGAAGAGGGGGCTTTTCAAAATTGAAGAGATAAAGAGGGATTCCGACAGAATAAAAGCGGTTTACATTGATAACGGATATCTTGACGTAAAGGTTTCTGAACCTGGAATTCGCTACGATGAGGAAAAAGACGGCTATGTGGTGAGTTTCTCAATAGAAGAAGGGGTTCAGTACAGGGTATCCACGATAACTTTCTCCGGGGAACTGGCGGGAGATCAGGAAGAAATCCGCCCGAATCTCGAACTCTTGCCGGACTCTGTTTTCAGCAGTTTCGTTCTTCAGTCCGACATCGGGAAAATAACCGATTTCTACGGGGACAAGGGATATGCTTTTGCTAACGTAACACCTGATGTGCGGCTTGATAAGGGAAACAACCTAGTAAGCGTCGATTACTCGATTGAAAAAGGCAAGGAAGTATACGTAAGAAACATAAATATTCTGGACAACACCAGGACTAGAGATCATGTTGTAAGAAGGGAACTTTCACTTCAGGAACAAAGCCTGTACAGCGTTTCCAAACTGAGGGCCGCCCGCTACGAGGCCGCTCGCCTTGGTTATTTCGAGGAGAACATTGAAGTTCTAACCCATAGGGTTGAAGGAACGGATGATCTTCTGGATGTCGACGTGAAGGTTGAAGAACGTCCTACCGGATTTTTCAGCTTCGGCGGGGGGGTGAGTTCCGTTGAGAATTTTCTTTTCTCCGGACAGATACAGGAATCCAACCTTTTCGGATACGGCAAGACACTTTCTCTGGATGCCCAGGTCGGAGGCGTAACCAAGGCATTGAGTCTTAACTACCGGGATCCGTATTTCTTTGGTACCAACTGGCTCCTGGATATCAGTTTGTATGCTCATGACAGGGATTACAGGGATTTTGAGAGAGCGGCCAAGGGTATTTCTCTGGGGGTGGGAAGAAGGATAAAGAGAAATTTCCAAGTCCGGGTCTTCCAGGAATTCTCGCAACAGGACGTGCACAATGTCCGGGGAGATGCACTGTTCGTCCTGTCCGAAACGGAGAGAACTATAGTTTCGACCGGGGTAGGGCTATCTTGGGATACAAGAAACAATTATCTCGATCCCACGAAGGGTTTTCTTCTGAGTACGGCGGTTGAGTATGCCGGACTTTTTGCGGGCAACACCGATTTTATAAAGTACAATGCCACGGCCAAATCTTGGATTCCGTTCTGGAAAGGTACATATTTCGCCGCAAAGGCGAATTATGGGCTCCTGCATCTCATAGATGCCGGCGATGATCTCGTCGTGGAGGAGAGGTTCTTTCTAGGCGGTCCGAACACACTCAGAGGCTTCCGTTACAGAAGGGTGGGTCCCAGGAGGTCTACGGACACGGGGGGCTATGTAATAATTGGTGGCGTTCAGCAGGTTCTGGCATCACTTGACTTTGTTGTTCCGTTAAGCAAAACTGTCGGGCTTAAGGCCGTAGCTTTCTTTGATATAGGTAATGCTTTTGACCAAGATGAGTTCAGCCTTAATCCTTCGAATCTTAGAAAGGATGCCGGTTTTGGTATCAGGTGGATATCTCCCCTGGGACCAATGAAGCTTGATATCGGGTTCCCGATAGGCGAAAGGCTTCGAGATGAAGAAAAGTATGAAGTACAGTTTACCATTGGAAATTTGTTCTGATCAGGCAATTTATTTCTTAAGGAGGCATTAGGTTAAATGAGAAAATGTTTGTTGCTTGCCGCTGGGTTTTTCATGTTATTCACGTTTTCTGCTTATGCTCAGCAGAAAATAGCTTACATAGACATCAAGCAGGTTATCAGGGATTCAAAAGCCGGAAAGGCCGCCACTACTTCTTTCCAGAAAGAGGTTGAAGCCAAGAGGGCCGTAATAGAGCAGAAAAGGAAAGCTCTTGAAGACATGAGACAGGACGTCATACAAAACGGAGCGGTGATGAGCGAAAGTAAAAGAAGAAACCTTGCCGAGACCATAGAGAAAAAGCAGAAGGATTTGGATAGGACAAGAGAGGACATAAGGATTGAACTTCAGAGGAAGGATCTCGAGTTGACCCAGAATGTCCTTAAGGATATAGAAGCCATAGTTAACAAAATAGGCCAGCAGGAAAAATTCGACCTTATCGTCGAAAAAACCGAGGCGGGCATTCTCTACGGCAGCTCAGCTACAGATATAACCAACAAAGTCATATCGGTTTACGACGCTTCCAGATAATGAAGTTGGGTGTAGATGAAATAAAGGAGCTTATTCCTCACAGAGAGCCTTTTCTGTTCGTTGACTCTGTGCTGGAAATTGAAAAGGGCAGAAAGATTGCCGCCGAGAAGCTCTTTTCTCCCGAAGAATTCTTCTTCAGAGGACACTTCCCCGGCAACCCTATAGTTCCAGGAGTGATAGTTACCGAAGCGCTGGCCCAGGCCGGAGGAGTGCTCTTCAACTATTCTTTTAGGGATGAACTGAAAAAAGAAGGTTTCGAAAACGCCTATCTTATGAGCCTTGATCGTTGCCGGTTCAGAGCGCCGGTGGTTCCGGGTGACAAGGTGGTTCTCGAGGTGGAACTCGTTAGAAGAAGATCTAGAATAATATTCTTTTCCGCAAAAGCTTCCGTGGACGGGAAAAAAGTGGCGGAGGCGGAAATTTCCGCTTACCTGGTATGATTTCCGGTCGGGTTTTTCAGCCCGGGGATTCCCGTTACTTTTTAATTATCTTTTCACTTGTTGATTATTGACATTTCCGTTTATAGCAATATTATACATTGTTTACTGTAAAAAGGGTTGTTTTACCCAATTCCAAGTT
The nucleotide sequence above comes from Candidatus Dadabacteria bacterium. Encoded proteins:
- a CDS encoding FtsX-like permease family protein — translated: MSYESLISLRYLKSGTGRGFLSLIGLISILGVFLGVASLDVVLSVMKGFEDELRDKIIGASSHVVVMSYEGEFEDFAEVEKKLEDFPGVTSTSPFIYNHGMLVTEYAVSGSVIRGIDPNNSASVAAVAEAVGKGSLPGTGKDRELLFEEGARIVSGLLHKTASGHPPIIIGRELSNLIGATTGDTVNLVSPYGKIGPFGPTAKIRKFGVIGVFDYGMIEYDSSTAYVSLGDAMNFFETRSKITGIEVRVDDIYQARETGNKIAETLGFPFYAKNWEDSNRSLFRALRLERMAIGIFLGFIVLVAALNIVSTLTMLVMEKKRDIAVLISMGARKNGIRRIFVYDGMIIGTVGTLLGTLFGYLICRFLETSNFIKEAIPFDDNVYPISEFPVRIEPVYFLVVAASSLLICFLATLYPSYRASRENPVESLRYE
- the bamA gene encoding outer membrane protein assembly factor BamA, which codes for MRTKSLVFFLAVFLFMATFPTAGSMAQNLPAEEELEKHQSFKGTVAEVVISGNRRTETSLIDLNIETKQGDEYSPQIVKEDLKRIFKLDFFQQVLVDVKPVEDGLRVEFVVEENPVLADLKLSGNDKLKEDDIKEAVAFREGRIVSLRKITEGREIILALASEKGLVGTEVEYEIEPRGDGVVDVVYRIDEGERKYIKEVELIGNSEIETKKIRKNMYSKPKYILSFITKRGLFKIEEIKRDSDRIKAVYIDNGYLDVKVSEPGIRYDEEKDGYVVSFSIEEGVQYRVSTITFSGELAGDQEEIRPNLELLPDSVFSSFVLQSDIGKITDFYGDKGYAFANVTPDVRLDKGNNLVSVDYSIEKGKEVYVRNINILDNTRTRDHVVRRELSLQEQSLYSVSKLRAARYEAARLGYFEENIEVLTHRVEGTDDLLDVDVKVEERPTGFFSFGGGVSSVENFLFSGQIQESNLFGYGKTLSLDAQVGGVTKALSLNYRDPYFFGTNWLLDISLYAHDRDYRDFERAAKGISLGVGRRIKRNFQVRVFQEFSQQDVHNVRGDALFVLSETERTIVSTGVGLSWDTRNNYLDPTKGFLLSTAVEYAGLFAGNTDFIKYNATAKSWIPFWKGTYFAAKANYGLLHLIDAGDDLVVEERFFLGGPNTLRGFRYRRVGPRRSTDTGGYVIIGGVQQVLASLDFVVPLSKTVGLKAVAFFDIGNAFDQDEFSLNPSNLRKDAGFGIRWISPLGPMKLDIGFPIGERLRDEEKYEVQFTIGNLF
- a CDS encoding OmpH family outer membrane protein gives rise to the protein MRKCLLLAAGFFMLFTFSAYAQQKIAYIDIKQVIRDSKAGKAATTSFQKEVEAKRAVIEQKRKALEDMRQDVIQNGAVMSESKRRNLAETIEKKQKDLDRTREDIRIELQRKDLELTQNVLKDIEAIVNKIGQQEKFDLIVEKTEAGILYGSSATDITNKVISVYDASR
- a CDS encoding ABC transporter ATP-binding protein: MSEMLYKVRGLGKVFNKLGSSVCALGGVNMDISAGETLGVVGVSGSGKSTLLHILGTLEPPTEGSVFYRGKDLFSQDEEELSVFRNSEIGFIFQFHYLLMEFTALENVMMPCLIARQSLAVARQKACDVLEKVGLSERLNHLPGELSGGEQQRVAIARSIVRGPKVILADEPTGNLDKKTGFSVLDLFCRLNEDYGVTVVMVTHNDEFAKRMKKTVKISDGMVADAN
- the fabZ gene encoding 3-hydroxyacyl-ACP dehydratase FabZ, with the translated sequence MKLGVDEIKELIPHREPFLFVDSVLEIEKGRKIAAEKLFSPEEFFFRGHFPGNPIVPGVIVTEALAQAGGVLFNYSFRDELKKEGFENAYLMSLDRCRFRAPVVPGDKVVLEVELVRRRSRIIFFSAKASVDGKKVAEAEISAYLV